CCACAGAGAGTGTATATGGAAAAATATTCTAACACTGGAGAAGGACAAAAAAACGCACAGGCTCCATTTCAGGTCAAATAAATTGAGAGATTTGCTTTCATTTACAGTGGTGTGCTGAGGCTGCATGCTATGAGCCTGAGCGGCCTTTAAACTTCACAGAAAGAGCGGTTGCTCCCCCTAGAGGCTTTTCTGCATTCAACTGACtcaatttcaattttatttagtGTACATACATAATACACACTGCTGATATGTCTTTGACTTTTAGTAGGATCAGTCAGAGAGGACACACAGTTTTAAGTTAATGTTTGAGTTGAGTTCAACTAAGCATGTGGGCACAAAATCCACTGGTATTGTTCAGACGTGTTGTAGAAAATAAGCTGTTTGTTGGAAGTTCATGTCATTACTTTTGTAGAAAATGAACAAAGTCAGATAGCAGCAGCAGGGCAACaaggtgaaggagagagaggatgcaCTTCAAGAGCAGCAAGACCAGAATGAGCTAGGCAAAGCGTTTTTATGAGCGACTGACCGCgattggtggtggtggggtggttAACAAGCTGCATCCcccttgttaaaaaaacaaaacaaatcacccactgagtagtagtatcagtagtagtataagtattagtagcagtagtagttgtagtatcagcattagtagtattagtatcagtattagcagtagtagtatcagtattagtagtagtagtagtagtatcagtattagtagtattagtatcagtagtagtattagtagtagtatcagtattagtagtagtagtattagtagtagtagtagtagtatcagtattagtagtattagtatcagtattagtagtagtagtatcagtattagtagtagtagtatcagtattagtagtagtagtatcagtattagtagtattagtatcagtattagtagtattagtagtagtagtatcagtattagtagtagtagtatcagtattagtagtattagtagtagtatcagtattagtagtagtagtatcagtattagtagtattagtatcagtattagtagtagtagtattagtagtagtagtatcagtattagtagtagtagtatcagtattagtagtattagtatcagtattagtagtagtagtatcagtattagtagtattagtagtagtatcagtattagtagtagtagtatcagtatcagtagtagtaggcaaggcaaggcagttttatttatatagcgcatttcatacacaatggcaactcaatgtgctttacataaaacagaaacattaaaacatacaattaaaggagaaggtgtgtagatgtgaataagttcagagagatatgatggtgccaggttgtgaaggatcttgaatgtgaggagtagaatcttaaagtcaatgcaggatttgataggaagccaatgaagttgctgcagtagtagtatcagtattagtagtagtattattagtagtatcagtattagtagtagtattagtagtagtatcagtattagtagtagtattagtagtagtatcagtattagtagtagtagtagtagtagtatcagtattagtagtagtattattagtagtatcagtattagtagtagtattagtagtagtatcagtattagtagtagtattagtagtagtatcagtattagtagtagtagtagtagcagtatcagtattagtagtagtagtagtagcagtagtatcagtattagtattagtagtagtattagtatcagtattagtagtagtattagtagtagtatcagtattagtagtagtagtagtagtagtatcagtattagtagtagtattattagtagtatcagtattagtagtagtattagtagtagtatcagtattagtagtagtattagtagtagtatcagtattagtagtagtagtagtagcagtatcagtattagtagtagtagtagtagcagtagtatcagtattagtattagtagtagtattagtatcagtattagtagtagtattagtagtagtatcagtattagtagtagtagtagtagcagtatcagtattagtagtagtagtagtagtagtggtatcagtattagtattagtattagtattagtatcagtattagtagtagtattagtagtagtatcagtattagtagtagtattagtagtatcagtattagtagtagtagtagtagtagtagtgttagtgtcagtattagtagtagtattagtagtagtatcagtattagtagtagtagtagtagtagtagtagtagtcgtattagtagtagtagtagtagtagtattagtagtagtatcagtattagtagtagtagtagtagtagtagtagtcgtattagtagtagtagtagtattagtattagtagtagtagtagtagtagtagtagtagtaatattattagtagtagtagtatcagtattagtagtagtattagtagtagtatcagtattagtagtagtagtagtattagtagtattagtagtattagtagtattagtagtagtatcagtattagtattagtagtagtagtagtagtagtagtagtagtagtagtagtatcagtattagtattagtagtagtatcagtattagtattagtcgagtagtagtagtagtatcagtattagtagtagtattagtagtagtatcagtattagtagtagtattagtagtagtatcagtattagtagtagtagtagtagcagtatcagtattagtagtagtagtagtagcagtagtatcagtattagtattagtagtagtattagtatcagtattagtagtagtattagtagtagtatcagtattagtagtagtagtagtagcagtatcagtattagtagtagtagtagtagtagtggtatcagtattagtattagtattagtattagtatcagtattagtagtagtattagtagtagtatcagtattagtagtagtattagtagtatcagtattagtagtagtagtagtagtagtagtgttagtgtcagtattagtagtagtattagtagtagtatcagtattagtagtagtagtagtagtagtagtagtagtcgtattagtagtagtagtagtagtagtattagtagtagtatcagtattagtagtagtagtagtagtagtagtagtcgtattagtagtagtagtagtattagtattagtagtagtagtagtagtagtagtagtagtaatattattattagtagtagtatcagtattagtagtagtattagtagtagtatcagtattagtagtagtagtagtattagtagtattagtagtattagtagtattagtagtagtatcagtattagtattagtagtagtagtagtagtagtagtagtagtagtagtatcagtattagtattagtagtagtatcagtattagtattagtcgagtagtagtagtagtatcagtattagtagtattagtagtagtatcagtattattagtagtattagtagtagtatcagtattagtagtattattagtagtatcagtattagtagtagtattattagtagtatcagtattagtagtattattagtagtatcagtattagtagtattattagtagtatcagtattagtagtagtattagtagtagtattagtagtagtatcagtattagtagtagtattactagtattagtagtagtagtagtagtagtagtagtattagtagtagtatcagtgttagtagtagtagtagtaggtattagtagtattagtagtagtatcagtattagtagtgggggggggggggggggtagggtaAATTACTAACAGATGTCAAATATGTTTAAGAAATGTAAAGGTTGCATGACAACGCCAACCTGGGAATTTCACCCAGAGAGTAGACACACAGGTTCTCTCTATTCACTTGGCTTTGAGACGTGGTTCAAggtataaaaatatttttattacaatctattaaaacaataaaatagtcAAAGTCACTCACACCAGGGAAGGGAAACTAGTCCAGGTCAGAGGCTTACCGGGTGGATAAGGGAGTagttcacccacacacacacacacacacacacacacacacacacacacacacacacacacacacacacacacacacactgaagaaacCATCACCAGGGGGCACAGCACACCACCACCagtcaccgccaccaccaccggCTTCCGACACTGAAACAaggataaaataattaatgggGGGTTGCAACTCaaacaaaagacataaaacaatgAACAGATTAAACTTAGGaacagaaatgtacaaaaatataacTAAACCCTTTCAAATAACCAGAAACTAAAGCAATACACTTAattcaaagaaaatacagaatttACAATCTAattgaacacaaaaacaagaaaatgaatcaaaagagtccaaagaaaagaaataaaaaataaacctaTACAAATAACCCAAATTAATTCATACAACCCACACCTCTCACACTCATACAAGTAAAGAAGAAATCACTCAGTCCAAGCATGCGTGGCTATGCCATGCAGAGCTGCTGTGGCAACAAGACTGCAGCAAAAGTCTTATTGTGGAGAGCCAGCAGCTTAACAATTGTCCGTTGAGAGATGCCCTCTATGAGGGGCCGTCAGGGACATAATTCAGAATACGCTATtcacaaacacaactcaaatgtcttcacacacacacaactcaaatgtcttcacacacacaactcaaatgtcttcacacacacaactcaaatgtcttcacacatacaactcaaatgtcttcacacaaacacataactgaaatgtcttcacacacacaactcaaatgtcttcacacacatacataactgaaatgctctcacacacacaactcaaatgtcttcacacatactactgaaatgtcttcacacatacaactcaaatgtcttcacacatacaactcaaatgtcttcacacatactactgaaatgtcttcacacacacaactgaaatgtcttcacacagacaactcaaatgtcttcacacatactactcaaatgtcttcacacatacaactcaaatgtcttcacacatacaactgaaatgtcttcacacatactactgaaatgtcttcacacatacaactcaaatgtcttcacacatactactcaaatgtcttcacacatactactgaaatgtcttcacacatacaactgaaatgtcttcacacatactactgaaatgtcttcacacatacaactcaaatgtcttcacacatacaactcaaatgtcttcacactaTTGGAATGGTCACACTGCTGAGATTTCAGTGTAACAGGAAGGTGTTTTTCAGTGTAACAGGAAGGTGTTTCAGTGTAACAGGAAGGCAGCTCAAAAGAGGAAGTGTGGGGTATTCTCAGGAGCATGCAGTCTGGATTTGCCAAAGGAAACGCTGTGAAAAGTGTAAATTAGCAATGAAtcatcatgttctttttttcagtttattgaTTCAAATGTTATATTATGATGCGCAAGGCAATGAAGAGGACGTGGTAAGTTTTTTGAGAAGTGCTTTGCAGTGTATTGAATCGCTTCAGAGAAATGACCCCAGTAATTTTGACCGGGTGAGTTTTTATAGAGAGCTAGATGACGTTTCCAGATCTGACCCTTCAAATAGGGATGTCTGTCACCTGCTTGGATCCCTGCACAGGTGTTTCTGCAATTTACTTCAAggacatgaggtcagacagaggTCTGCTAATGACAATATCTTGTTACCCCCAACAAGCATCACTGGTCACCCCGGCCGTCCCAGATACACTATTACCAGGGAACAGATTTCTCACTGCATGTCAGTTGGCATGACATGGCAAAGAATAGCAACCAGCTTTGGGATAAGCAGAAGAACCTTACACAGGCACAGACAATTACATGGAATACTGCCATTTACATTTGCAGTTATGACGAATGAAGAACTGGACAGTCTTGTGACTGTTATACTACAGAGTACTCCAAATGCAGGGGAGGCCTATGTACTTGGAAGCCTGAGGTCACGTGACTTAAGGATACAGCGCTGGCGGGTCAGAGACATCTTGAATCGAGTGGATCCCATTGGACGATCATTTAGACGGCGTCGTGCTATACGGAGGAGGTCCTACAGTGTTCTGTCCCCCAACCAATTATGGTAAGCTCACAGTGAAAGACTTGCTAAGAtaattttaaccctcctgtcgtcctctcaggtcaatttgacccgatctgttcttttgactcttccttctttcctccattcccttcctccttcccctctgtccctcatcctccttccttcctccttccaaccttctttctttcctcccttctgcttGTGTCCTTccctattcttccttccttgacccgagcaCAACAGGAGAATTAAGTAAAGATGTCatgcaacataaataaaataaaaaatatatgcaaTGCACAAAAAAGTCCAGTAAAATCAAGTTACTTTAAAGGAGATATGTTATGTCCCTTTTCcacaaaaataatgtttaaaaacgACACTTCCACAATATGTCCCCTTGAAATTACTCACTGTGCCGAAAAATACACGGTGTTGTATTAGTGTTCTTGTTGTAGTTTCCATGTTTAATAGAAATTTAAGAGATAattcaatacaaaaatataaaaccatGTTACACTCTAATTATGTAGACATTTAAGATTATTCTTGTTCTAAGCAGTTGTGTTTTATCTCAGTGTGGTGTGATAATACTGATTCTGATCACTCAACAGGCATTTCGATGGAAACCACAAGCTTAGGTTAGGTGGCGTCTGGTCATGCATGGCTGTGTTGATGGCTTCAGCAGGACAATTATATACCTACGCTGCTTATCCAATAACAGAGCCTCAAGTGTTCTGTCACTATTTTTGGAGGGCGTTGAGAACTTTGCTCTGCCTGCAAGGGTCAGGTGTGATCATGGCATGGAGAATATACTCGTTGCACGGTTCATGTTGGAGAGAAGAGGCCTGGACAGTGTCATTACAGGTGTTTCAGTCCATAATCAGAGAATTGAAAGACTATGGGCAGAACTCAATAGAGTTGTTAGTAgacattatatcaacatatttaactTCATGGAAGAACAAGGTATCCTCGATTCATTGAATCGAGGATACCTTTTcaattcatcttttttgtttgcATTATGTTTATTTGCCAAGAATTCAGCAGGCAGTAACAGAATTCATTAATCAGTGGGACAACCATGGCCTCTCCACACAAGGCGGGCGGACACCACTTCAACTGTGGCATTCAGGTGTTATTAACAACATAGGAATTCAACCTGTTATAAATGACATTGTTCATATGGATAACCACTATGACTTTAATGAACATGAGCCTTTGCCAGAAATTGAGACAAATAATCACATTACAATTCCAGACATTAACGTAACTATAAATGAAACCACAATGAACAGGATTCAATTGGTGAATCCTTTGGAAAATGATGGGAACTATGGCATTGATCTGTTTTCCTCACTCCTGAATGTATTTCAGTAAAGATGCGATGTAtctttttttgtgatgttttttccGAAGAATTTGTGAACACTATGTCTTAAGGAcagtttgagaaaaaaaagtgtgacatCAACAAATATACATATGGTATGGTAATCGGGCTCTGCCAAATCCATAGGTGTTGTCTAAAGCAAAGTCAAACTTTTCTTTGAAGACCTGGAATGAAACATGGATAGGCAACCTGATGCAGTTAATGCATGTGTTGGCCGTCGGAAACATGGGTGTGGGAGAAAAGTCATCATCTCTCTGATGAATGAACTCCACAGATGGACTTGGTGAAAACCCGATGGGAGGGACAACAGACGCGCCAGTAGCAAAGGCCAATACCTTCTGCAGTTTAGATGGCCCTTGTTCTTCTGCAAAATAGATAATTCATTAAATCATAAGGCTTAAGTGTCTATGAACCCAATTAGCAAAAAATTCCACTCCATGTTTTGATATTAGCtatttttaatttgctttatAAGGATCTTTAATATCTCTTAAGTGTATAAACTGTTCAATGTAttgttactgtatttttttattcctctaACATTAATGCATTATATTCAATATACATATACGCATGCatacaaaaacatgtattttaatttcCCATTGAAACCTCAAAGGTAGTTTATTCTTGATAAAACACAGATAATTTGTCAACCTAAATGCAAGGATCTATGTCAAGTATTGTACCTTCTGCATCTTGAAGATAGTCTCTCCAGTAGGTAACCACCACTTCTTCTGCAACTCTCTTGTTGCTTCCTCCTGGTGACAGCCGAATGGTGAAAAGATCATCCACCTGTTCAGCAGTCAGGATGCTCGGTTCATGGCAGAACAGGGGGCGAAAACTGTCTGGATGTTTCTGGATTTTCTCCAGAACCCCAAGAGTTTTCAGTCCTTCACAGAATCTATaacaatcaaaacaaacaaatgtgtttgtttacttcatttaaaataacttgTTCCAGCCTAACCTCGACATTACAAAATCCATAAACTTAGTCTATGTTGGTTGATAGGTAAAATTATATTCCATATTCCTATGAACTGTAAACGAACACTGAATACCTTTGAAATGGACCTTGAACCCTGTGGATGACCTGAAACATTACTATGTCTTGTACCAGCAGatccctgtctctgattgacCGGAGAGGCCTCAGACATCCTGCATTGGCCAAGTAGTCAAGCAGAGGTGCCTTTGCCTTCTCAAGGTCCTCAATGGTTGTGCTTTCTGATACCTGACATCACAAGGAGCAGCATACTGGTTTACTATACTGCAGAAGCTAGTAATTAGTTAATAACTTAAGGTTAACACTTGTGAAAAcattagtaataataaatggAATAGAATATgacaaaatttaaaaacatcTCCTTTGATCAGGCAGTTCTCATCTGTGCATGAACAAAACTGTGAGACAACCAAGACAACTCTGACAACTAATTAAGATAGCAGAACCCTGTATTGCTAATTTCAGGAATCAGCAGGTCCCCACCACTTTATCACAGTGCATGCTTCTACTGTGACAATGTATGGCAGTGGTTTAAATAGGcggggaaaaaacacactttaatgaCCAAATGTGTTGATTAAATTGTGGCACAATTCAAATCACAGCACAAAATAGAAGAGTTTAGGATTGTGTCAAACTAGAGTGGGCCTGTTGTTCCTGTCATCAGGGTAAGAGATGCAAATGACCTGTTTGACTTTTTCCAAGAGGTCTGGATCAGCTATGTCTTCTAGCACTGGATTTGGTGAAACGCCAGCCAGTAAAGAAAATACTACTGGTGAGAGGAAGTTTGGAGAGGGACCACCATGTACCAAACTTATTGCAATGGCTCTCCCTGCCATGTAGTACCAGTCCTCTCTTAGagctgcaaaacaacaaaataagagACAGGCAATAATGTTAGAAAGTAATAATGATCAGTTAATTTTACTAATTGAAAATATAAATCagtaaagagaagaaaaaaaacagtaccGGTACTGTTGAGAGcaatgtttttgctgttttctgtTCCCTCAAACATGGAGGACTTTGCAATGCTCTCCATTAGGAGCCTCAAGAATTCCCTCCTTGGACCCCCTAAATCAACTCCTTCCTCGGTTTTTCCCATGTCATCTGAGAACTTCACAGACATCATCAGGTTGGGCTCATAGGACGACCTCTTGAAGCCCCGAATGGCCCCCTCCCAAACAGCAGATCTATTAATGTTAAATCTGCACCGCTGATTTACGTTAATTTTGCTGGCCAGTTCCAGCAGTATCTTCTTCGCAGGAACATTCTCACTACtatgagaaaacacaaaaataataatcagaaaCAGTAATGTGATACAATTTTTAACAATCTGCCTATATTTAAAAGGTACTATCTGTAGTAATTACTCCCCTCTAGCGTCATGGTTGTACATCAAAACCAATTCAGAAGTATACACAATGTACAGTGTAAGAAATAAACAGTCTATGTAAATGATCAGATCATCCTTGTTTCTCAAACTCCTGACCTATGTGCACTACTCACATGCGGCTCTCCATACAGGCAACTATTGCCTGCTGCAATCCTTCATCCTCAGAGCTATCACCAGAAATGGTAGCGACGAGGGTTAAATAAGAAGAGTAGTTGTCCTCGTCAAtactgctttttccactgtgtcCTGAAAGACAGACTTCCTCTGGACCAAATATGCCTCTTGTACTGCTTGAGCCAGGAGGACCACCCTCAGGACCACTAGTGCCAGGGATACCATCACTTCCTGCAAGGCACGCTCCATCAGGATCACTCTCAGGACCTCTTGTGTCAGGTTTCCAGTTTTGTCTTTCCCCACTGTTGGGGCTCGTGGCAGGGCAGTCTTCTTCACTGCTAATGCAAATATTAGCCCTTGAATGCTGGTTTTCATCTTCACTGTCATcctgaaatataaaacatgtatttttgtatgtatggatggatgtatggatggatggatggatgcatgtataacaaataaaaatgcacaCTTACCAAAAGCGTCCTTGATGGTTTTACATAAAGAACTTTAGTTTTGTAAACCTTTTGAATGAGAATTGCACTCAGGTCCTGACCCTTTTGGAGCTTAGGGCACACCAGTTTACTGCCACAAGCCATCAGCAACTGGAGGCTGCAAAAAGAAGGGaacaaagaaaatgttttaatccaGGCAAATAATGACCAACTAGAAAATGCAATTCCTGAAGAGATTGCGGAGTGAATGCTGTCCGCTGGAAGGCTGAAGCCAAATTTGGATAGGTGGATGTTGAAAAGCTGAAGCCAAACTGAATTACTGATGAGGTTTGAATTTGGATGCAGACACAGCTGAATGAGTATGAAgacagggagaaaagaaggaaggaaggaaaggaaaggaaggagggagggaagaaggaaggaaggaaggaaggaagggagaaaagaaggaagaaaggaggaaggaggggagaaaagaagaaaggagggaggaagggagaaaagaaggaagaaaggaggaagggagaaaagaaggaaggaaagaaggaaggaaggaaggaaggaaaggttggaggaaggaaggaagggaggaaggaaggaaggaaggaaggaaggaaggaagaaagaaagaagagagaaggaaggaaagtgtgtgtgtgtgtgtttttttttatgagacACAAAGGTAAAAAAGACAAGGTAAATGAACTTTTACCTGACATCTTCAGGAATACGCTCACCAAATCCTTCCCGGATGCGTTGTATTACAGTCTGGTGGTTCCAGGCCTTCTGGAACTCAAAGGCACTGAGGATGTGTCCATGTTTGTGTAGCCATACTTTTTTGCCTTGTTTGCAGACAATTCCCCATGATGGATTGGGAAGAAGTATCACGTCTTTGTTGAAATGGTCATGCTGCTGTGCTAGGGCTCTGAAATCAGTGGACATGAGACACTGTAAGTCAGGCTGGCACATCTTAAATACAATTCAGAGACCGGCATAACAACAGATGAACCAAAACAGAACATATGTCTTGCTCTCTCTGAGACATTACAACATAAACAAGTTGGATAACAACTGTAGCCTATCAGCCTTTCCCACACTGACTGGACAGTGTTGTACGAAAAAAAAACGAGCGATCAGATTTGTGACACTACCATTCTTTGATTTGCCAGCACAGTATGAAGGGATGCCAGGTTGCGTTTACCTCTGACAGAATCGACCAATGCTCACACACTACAATAATTCATACACGACGTAGCTACACGTTTGAGATAAGATCAAAGTTAGCAATAGAGGGTGGAGATACGATTTAGCAGTTTGTTGGGTTTctgcagggagagagacagcGTGTGTTGCGGTAACAGCCACTCGCTTATTGCTCGCCGCACAGCCCGTTGGCTTATTCCAtgttttacccccccccccccccctccaaaaaaatgCGAGTTAGTTCTCTTATCTCTGTTGGCTTCCCTGTAAAATTCCCCCACGCCACGCCACTGGTTACAACAGCATAAACGAAACGACGAGTAGCTCAATGTTTTCTCCTCCACTTTCTTAACGTTGTATAACTTGTatcattaaccacttaacacacgccccagttttttatgctgttagcctaaacgacatgcccaagttgtgagcagcacagatcccacatagtttgagactcagagatgtgtctggtatcattggaaaggaaacactctcagtctgtgtgattctgtgacttactgacaaagagtggcagagtttacaatgatggggttgtttactcgcccataggtttgcctttacaatgacacagacattcagggacctctcagcgggatatagacacaatgaggccacagccacatgtcttggcttcatgcagtccaaatttggagtcaaaagaccaaaagatgaatttttcagaattatttttcaacaggtatgtccatgcgttttcctcaggtcctttttggagactccaaatggacacttggttaccaaagctgtataaccacaatcaaacacctataacttcacatcccctttgcctacaatcaaaatcttggtctctaatgaaagctgacgccatattattattattattattattattattattacatataaccatatttttttgtttggccatatctatctatctatctgtttattttggtataagtcatatgtttagtcaaagaagaaccaaccgtgtaccaaaatgccgagtgcgtaatgatatatggttcaactcttttacgcacagggcgcacgccggttacgcttggagtttgtttatggacagccaaacttaatagcttagtgtcatacaccattggaaacctctgactattggctaaaaggttatcaacttcatttcaccgaatatttccatagactagaacagctgtcaatcaaacccacgttgtcgtcggtcacatatcctcattggctttggagacatgtactgcctaatcctaaacaccgattggcttgtgtgtggtgtcgtcagaagcaggagaggctcacggtcgtaaacatctagtcacgtgtactatGAGAtgaacgtgcaggtcaggaaatgatgtaaacggaccgtatatggcttgttatttgtgttattacgttacgtgttggactaaatacatggacatattgaggaaagtatttcggttttatggaaacggatttcatatttcacaagaatggatatttggtgagctgtacagaaagtcctgagtcataagatgatcgttgtggataaagggaagactttgaaggtatgtaggcattatagcttttcttacttagctcaggggctagccgagctaatcgctaatactattacggctgtgagcaaccatataagtcgtgagtggtcttgaatgaatcagaacaatctaagctttctaacaatgtacggcatgaata
This genomic interval from Scomber japonicus isolate fScoJap1 chromosome 17, fScoJap1.pri, whole genome shotgun sequence contains the following:
- the LOC128376917 gene encoding uncharacterized protein LOC128376917 produces the protein MSFQAGQLTDAAALLNNILASAESIRTLANATTTGATTQQPVASGAHPVKTRLRTLFPSGGRSSRSRQPLAAAGPVQTSVPRYQAQCFGTWTTGTRRKRALAQQHDHFNKDVILLPNPSWGIVCKQGKKVWLHKHGHILSAFEFQKAWNHQTVIQRIREGFGERIPEDVSLQLLMACGSKLVCPKLQKGQDLSAILIQKVYKTKVLYVKPSRTLLDDSEDENQHSRANICISSEEDCPATSPNSGERQNWKPDTRGPESDPDGACLAGSDGIPGTSGPEGGPPGSSSTRGIFGPEEVCLSGHSGKSSIDEDNYSSYLTLVATISGDSSEDEGLQQAIVACMESRISENVPAKKILLELASKINVNQRCRFNINRSAVWEGAIRGFKRSSYEPNLMMSVKFSDDMGKTEEGVDLGGPRREFLRLLMESIAKSSMFEGTENSKNIALNSTALREDWYYMAGRAIAISLVHGGPSPNFLSPVVFSLLAGVSPNPVLEDIADPDLLEKVKQVSESTTIEDLEKAKAPLLDYLANAGCLRPLRSIRDRDLLVQDIVMFQVIHRVQGPFQRFCEGLKTLGVLEKIQKHPDSFRPLFCHEPSILTAEQVDDLFTIRLSPGGSNKRVAEEVVVTYWRDYLQDAEEEQGPSKLQKVLAFATGASVVPPIGFSPSPSVEFIHQRDDDFSPTPMFPTANTCINCIRLPIHVSFQVFKEKFDFALDNTYGFGRARLPYHMYIC